The Platichthys flesus chromosome 18, fPlaFle2.1, whole genome shotgun sequence genome includes a window with the following:
- the fam110c gene encoding protein FAM110C produces the protein MSELNVTMEATSHPTKILEKGPEYLRKQMELEGETRGHMSAVERLAASKPKYVKSQQVVNSIQEPAISLGSASVSSTGSSTRSSNRERNVLAAGGGGKSCSPGQVGRTSSKKRPDSLLLYRQKCELLGGAAKDRKHHITRKRLANNTVNKNAPLLKECESEGDKQSGAATPEDRGAQGAQPWRRRGVESGTKVTAALLTVPEGERRSGRGVGRSHSDISSRYSKNFADFDAFFMYCGLDGEIIESLGRENFSARSEEIAIKFRSVSVSTTEGGFSKSSGDSDGLLQVELQDNIRQGTSVIERNARIIKWLYSCKNAKDTGKKLRDLN, from the coding sequence ATGTCTGAGTTAAATGTCACGATGGAGGCGACCAGTCACCCCACAAAGATCCTGGAGAAGGGTCCCGAGTACCTTCGAAAGCAAATGGAGCTGGAGGGGGAGACCAGAGGACACATGAGCGCAGTGGAGAGGTTGGCTGCGAGCAAACCCAAGTATGTGAAGAGCCAGCAGGTGGTCAACTCCATCCAGGAGCCTGCGATCAGTCTGGGGTCAGCTTCGGTGAGCAGCACGGGGTCGTCCACCCGGAGCTCGAACCGAGAAAGGAATGTTCTCGCAGCGGGTGGTGGTGGGAAAAGTTGCTCACCGGGGCAGGTAGGGCGCACCAGCTCCAAAAAGCGCCCGGACTCTCTTCTGCTCTACCGGCAGAAATGTGAGCTCCTGGGGGGTGCAGCAAAAGACAGGAAACACCATATAACACGTAAGCGGCTGGCGAACAACACTGTGAACAAAAATGCCCCGTTACTTAAGGAGTGTGAGTCTGAGGGAGATAAGCAATCGGGCGCCGCCACACCTGAGGACCGCGGCGCGCAGGGAGCGCagccgtggaggaggaggggggtcgAGTCTGGGACAAAGGTGACAGCGGCTCTCCTCACTGTCCCCGAGGGCGAGAGGAGGTCCGGCAGGGGCGTGGGTCGCTCCCACTCGGACATCAGCTCCAGGTACTCCAAGAACTTCGCAGACTTCGACGCTTTCTTCATGTACTGCGGGCTGGACGGCGAGATCATCGAGTCCCTGGGGCGGGAGAACTTCTCCGCGCGCTCGGAGGAGATCGCGATCAAATTCCGCAGCGTGAGCGTGTCCACGACGGAGGGGGGCTTCTCCAAGAGCAGCGGGGACAGCGAcgggctgctgcaggtggagctgcaAGACAACATACGCCAGGGGACGTCGGTGATCGAGCGCAATGCACGGATTATCAAGTGGCTGTACAGCTGCAAAAACGCCAAAGACACTGGGAAGAAGTTACGAGACCTTAACTGA